GAATATTAGCACTAGTCGATCAAAAGGAAATACGTGAGCTAGCTTTAAAACGGGTTCATTTAGTCATTGAAAAACAAGATGAGATTGATAATAATATTGATAGTGTTATGGAAGGTTGGCGATTAAAAAGATTACCTAGAATTGATAGAGATATTTTAAGATTAGCTTTGGTTGATTTGATTGATTTTAATACTCCTACAGCTGTTACTTGCAATGAAGCTGTAAATTTGGCTAATCGTTATAGCGATGAACAAGGACGGAGAATGATTAATGGAGTTTTAAGGAAACTTCAAAACTCTACTTTAAAACTAAATTAGAAATGAAAGATAAATTTTCTCAGGAGGAACAAAGTCCTACTAATTCAAATCAAATTGATGATTTTTCATCTGTTAAGGATGAATCTATAGATTGGGCAAAACAAGTGTATTTGCAACTTAAGCAAAAGCAAAAAGAGGAGAAAGAATTACTTAATAAAGAAAAGAACGAAGAGGAAAAAGATAATAAAGACAATAATATAAGTAAGGATCTTAAACCAAATATTGCGGATGAAAATATACTTAAAGCTCATCCAGATTCAAAAGAAGAAGATGAGCTTCAACTGGGAGATTTTGATGATACTTTTACATGGTCAGCTGAAGTTTTAGCTGCACAAGGTAAAAAAATCGGTCAGTTTTCATTAGATGAAATTGATTGGCTTAGTACGTTAAAGAAAGGATTAGAAAAAACTCGTAAAGGTTTTGTTACTGATTTACTAGATAAATTAGGTGACGATCCATTGACGCCTGAAGTTCTTGATGATTTAGAAACTCTTTTACTTAGAGCAGATGCAGGAGTTTCAGCTACAGATCAAATTTTAGACTTATTAAGAAGAAAGTTAAATGAGGAAGTTGTTGAAGCATCTGAGGGTTTGCGTTTTTTAAAAGAGCAATTGGTTAACGTTTTAGAAAAGCCAATAAAAGATAGTGGTGTTGATTTGTTGTCTCCAAAAAAAGGTAATTTAAATATTTGGATGTTAGTTGGTGTTAACGGGGTTGGTAAGACCACGACTCTGGGTAAATTGGCAAGTGTTGCAAAACGAAGTGGATTTTCAGCAATGATTGCTGCTGCAGATACTTTTAGAGCTGCAGCAGTACAACAAGTAAAGGTTTGGGGCCAAAGAACAGGCGTTGAAGTTATTGCCAACGAATCTAAGAACGCTGATCCAGCATCAATCGTGTTTGATGCTATTGGTGCAAGTAAATCAAAAAATATAGATTTATTGTTGGTTGATACTGCAGGTAGATTACAAACTAAAAATAATTTAATGGAGGAATTAAAAAAAATTCGAAAAATTATTGATAAACTTGCTCCAAATGCAAGTGTTGAATCTCTATTAGTGCTTGACTCTAGTCAAGGTCAAAATGGACTTAAACAGGCATTAGCTTTTGCTGATTCAGCAGAATTAACAGGAGTAATACTTACAAAACTTGATGGATCATCTAGAGGAGGTGTTGCAATGGCTGTTGCATCAGAAGTGAAACTTCCAGTTAGATTTATCGGAGCTGGAGAAAAAATTAGAGACTTACGACCATTTAATAGTTTTGAATTTATTGAAGCACTTTTATCTACTCGATAATATTTTAGAAATTCTCTGTATCTTTTGCTAAATTTTAATTTCTTTATTGCTGGAGAATAGTGAAAGAAAATTCTCCAATTTCTGAACAACAATATTTAGATTCAACTCACTCATTTTCAAGTGCTGCATCTAAGTCCCTAACAGATTTAATTCATAGCCTTTCTCAAGAACAAATTATTAATCAAGATTTATTGCTGTCTTTAAGCTTTGCATTACGTAGCTTTACAAATCTACAGCGTTTTCTTGAACTGATTCCACTTCTTGTCGCTCAATTAGTTGGTGTTAAAGGTGCATTGATAATTCCTTTTCATGATGATGGAACTATTTGGCGTGAGCAATTACAAATGGTTCCTAATGGTGAAGACCAGGAATTATTTACGAAATTATTTCTTTTAGAGGAGGGAAAAAAAACGGGTTTTGGCATGCAGGAAAGGAATATTGCATTGTTAGATCATTTAGTTAAAAGACATTTTGACTCATTTAATGTAATTGCTACATCAATAGTTTCTCGAGGTAGACAGCGAGGTCGATTGTATGCGTTTGATAAAAAAGAGATTGTGTTTGGAAGCAATGTTCATCGAAAACATATTCAAATAGTTGCTGATCTCACTGGTGTAGCAATAGAAAATGATGTCATATTTCAGGTAATTCGGAATCATGAAAAAGTTGATAGACAAATAAGTATTGGTGCTGAAATTCAATCACAATTATTACCTGATCAATGTCCAATCATTGAAGGAATTGAATTAGCTGCTTGCTGTAGGCCTGCTTTTCAAGTAGGTGGTGATTATTACGATTTCATGCCAACTCGTCCAGATTTCACTGAAAAAGGAAAATCTTCTGGTCGTTGGGCTTTTGTGATTGGTGATGTTATGGGTAAAGGTGTTCCTGCTGGATTGTTGATGACTATGTTGCGAGGGATGCTCAGAGCTGAGGTTTTAACAGGATTGGCTCCTGATTCTATTTTGCATGACTTGAATCAATTAG
The sequence above is drawn from the Prochlorococcus marinus str. MIT 1013 genome and encodes:
- the nusB gene encoding transcription antitermination factor NusB, with the translated sequence MQLKSISRELALLLLGQIKTKDINNINFESILSKAIESLTQHWREQLDFCASKLEKANQELLDSELQEEAGLLKNSRNYLKTCLIESENILNSLSESIELPRILALVDQKEIRELALKRVHLVIEKQDEIDNNIDSVMEGWRLKRLPRIDRDILRLALVDLIDFNTPTAVTCNEAVNLANRYSDEQGRRMINGVLRKLQNSTLKLN
- the ftsY gene encoding signal recognition particle-docking protein FtsY; the encoded protein is MKDKFSQEEQSPTNSNQIDDFSSVKDESIDWAKQVYLQLKQKQKEEKELLNKEKNEEEKDNKDNNISKDLKPNIADENILKAHPDSKEEDELQLGDFDDTFTWSAEVLAAQGKKIGQFSLDEIDWLSTLKKGLEKTRKGFVTDLLDKLGDDPLTPEVLDDLETLLLRADAGVSATDQILDLLRRKLNEEVVEASEGLRFLKEQLVNVLEKPIKDSGVDLLSPKKGNLNIWMLVGVNGVGKTTTLGKLASVAKRSGFSAMIAAADTFRAAAVQQVKVWGQRTGVEVIANESKNADPASIVFDAIGASKSKNIDLLLVDTAGRLQTKNNLMEELKKIRKIIDKLAPNASVESLLVLDSSQGQNGLKQALAFADSAELTGVILTKLDGSSRGGVAMAVASEVKLPVRFIGAGEKIRDLRPFNSFEFIEALLSTR
- a CDS encoding PP2C family protein-serine/threonine phosphatase, producing MKENSPISEQQYLDSTHSFSSAASKSLTDLIHSLSQEQIINQDLLLSLSFALRSFTNLQRFLELIPLLVAQLVGVKGALIIPFHDDGTIWREQLQMVPNGEDQELFTKLFLLEEGKKTGFGMQERNIALLDHLVKRHFDSFNVIATSIVSRGRQRGRLYAFDKKEIVFGSNVHRKHIQIVADLTGVAIENDVIFQVIRNHEKVDRQISIGAEIQSQLLPDQCPIIEGIELAACCRPAFQVGGDYYDFMPTRPDFTEKGKSSGRWAFVIGDVMGKGVPAGLLMTMLRGMLRAEVLTGLAPDSILHDLNQLALEDLTQSHRFVTLFYSDFDAQSRKLRFANAAHNPPLLWSAKSKSIHRLDAPGLLIGLQPEAEYGCGEIFLQPGDVLLYYTDGVTEAPGISGERFDENRLITFLDKFAREGLGAKQILNKLFERLDGFVGVSDHQLEDDASMVVLKVNE